In one window of Frigoriglobus tundricola DNA:
- a CDS encoding TIGR02996 domain-containing protein produces the protein MNEDAAFLAVIKASWQDDAKKDDDTLRLVYADWLDERDDPRGEYLRLDVEIRLHERGKLPVPAELLARHLELEGELDSLWVGYVTRVGCDPRVPRIYPWFWRLLESANRSLRDLCRRLETLPEERLRQYHEQFDGAKCYVNPCSWDECHPFLTVGCSEDHGDDFAAWVVMEGRDFYEQVRAHPEQIDHYLQTCDDAEMKHRRLKPKQRIDAGLWDFEVDRPEYRGYQRADYIARAVYLSRFGRDLDL, from the coding sequence GTGAACGAAGATGCGGCGTTCCTGGCAGTGATTAAAGCGAGCTGGCAAGACGACGCCAAGAAGGACGACGACACTCTTCGACTCGTCTACGCCGACTGGCTCGATGAGCGGGACGACCCGCGTGGGGAGTATCTGCGCCTGGATGTTGAAATCCGCCTGCACGAACGAGGCAAGCTCCCGGTGCCTGCTGAACTGCTGGCTCGCCATCTGGAACTTGAGGGCGAACTCGATTCGCTGTGGGTGGGCTACGTCACCCGTGTAGGCTGCGACCCTCGGGTTCCTCGAATCTACCCGTGGTTCTGGCGGCTGCTGGAGTCCGCTAACCGGAGCCTGCGCGACCTCTGCCGACGACTGGAGACGCTGCCCGAGGAGCGGCTCCGCCAGTACCACGAACAGTTTGACGGCGCGAAGTGTTACGTCAACCCTTGTTCATGGGACGAGTGCCACCCCTTCCTCACGGTCGGCTGCTCGGAGGATCACGGCGACGACTTCGCGGCTTGGGTTGTGATGGAGGGGAGGGACTTTTACGAGCAGGTCCGCGCCCATCCCGAACAGATCGATCATTACCTTCAGACATGCGACGATGCGGAGATGAAGCACCGGAGACTCAAGCCGAAACAACGGATCGACGCCGGACTGTGGGACTTCGAAGTAGACCGCCCCGAATACCGGGGATATCAACGAGCGGATTACATCGCGAGAGCAGTCTACCTCTCGCGGTTTGGGCGTGATTTGGACCTGTAG